ATCTGACAACGCTTTCACACGTTGTTGCAACATAGCCTGATCAGACGATCAACCCCTGTGTTCTAGCCTCTGCAACCACCTCTGCGACGATGCCCAGTGCCAATGGCAGACGGCTCTTCGCCCCCCTGATCAGTCCGATCGGACCTTTCACCCGGGCGATCTGTGCCTCAGCCACATCCTGCTCCTGCAGATACTGCAAACGCAGCTGATGCGCTCTGGGGCTGCCCATCGCACCGATATAAAACGCTGGTGTGCTGAGCAGCCGATGGAGAATATCGGCCTCGATATCGTGGTCATGGAAACACAGCACCACGGCCGTCCACGGATCGATGGCGGTTAAATCCAGACGTGCCACCGAAGTGAAATGATGGTTGGCACTGATCCCGACCGACGCCACTTCACGCAGCGTTGTCTGGTTGTTGGTGTAGCTCTGGGTCTCAAGCTCCATCGCCGCCGCAATATGACCAATAGCCGCCACCGCCGGGCCTGCACCGATAACAATCATCTGTGGCGCAGGCAGATGGGCACGCCAGAATTCGTCATCGCGACGCTGGGAGCCTGCCGGTTGGCCGGGCTGCATTTCCACAATACGGCTCTGCCCACTGTGCAAATCCGTCACATGCCAGAACGGTA
This genomic interval from Pokkaliibacter sp. MBI-7 contains the following:
- a CDS encoding XdhC family protein, with translation MIINQFDNQEDVWPRLLRWARRGYRTALVSLIHIEGSSPRALGAQMAVADSGDFVGYLSGGCVEKSVALEAVECLQQQRNRTSRYGKDSPYVDIELPCGSGLDIYYDQSLSLELIEQVMQLKQQRVPFWHVTDLHSGQSRIVEMQPGQPAGSQRRDDEFWRAHLPAPQMIVIGAGPAVAAIGHIAAAMELETQSYTNNQTTLREVASVGISANHHFTSVARLDLTAIDPWTAVVLCFHDHDIEADILHRLLSTPAFYIGAMGSPRAHQLRLQYLQEQDVAEAQIARVKGPIGLIRGAKSRLPLALGIVAEVVAEARTQGLIV